A window of the Cicer arietinum cultivar CDC Frontier isolate Library 1 chromosome 6, Cicar.CDCFrontier_v2.0, whole genome shotgun sequence genome harbors these coding sequences:
- the LOC101496785 gene encoding transcription factor VOZ1, whose amino-acid sequence MKKISKNSCKSASHRLFKDKAKNRVDDLQLMFLDLQFARKESRTVDAAVLEEQVHQMLREWKAELNEPSPASSLQQGGSLGSFSTDICRLLQLCEEEDDASSPLVAPKPEPNDQALQAEGKVIFQEGQQQHNFPLLDERKHSTSGVQNVAASNQEGPALEYHQFDLHQDFDHSLYTGFNGTGYCEEDAIPHISSYLPSVCPPPSAFLGPKCALWDCPRPAQGLDWCQDYCSSFHAALALNEGPPGMAPVLRPGGIGLKDNLLFSALSAKAQGKDVGIPECEGAATAKSPWNAPELFDLSVLEGETIREWLFFDKPRRAFESGNRKQRSLPDYSGRGWHESRKQVINEFGGLKRSYYMDPQPLNHFEWHLYEYEISKCDACALYRLELKLVDGKKNSKAKVTNDSVADLQKQMVKLSAEFPPDNKRPAKGRAKINAKVSMGGVYSASNRVTPLNGTYEYGLAAPYDYLVENMGDYYGT is encoded by the exons ATGAAGAAGATTTCCAAGAACAGCTGCAAGTCTGCATCACACAGGCTTTTTAAGGACAAGGCAAAGAACCGTGTTGATGACTTGCAGCTGATGTTTCTGGATTTGCAGTTTGCAAGGAAGGAGAGCCGGACTGTCGATGCTGCAGTCCTTGAGGAACAAGTCCATCAGATGCTTCGTGAGTGGAAGGCCGAACTCAATGAGCCGTCTCCTGCTTCTTCTTTGCAGCAA GGTGGAAGTCTGGGATCATTCTCCACCGATATCTGTCGGCTTTTGCAGCTCTGTGAGGAGGAAGATGATGCCTCTAGTCCTTTAGTTGCACCTAAGCCTGAACCTAATGACCAGGCTCTGCAGGCTGAGGGTAAGGTCATTTTTCAAGAG GGCCAACAGCAACATAATTTCCCGTTGCTTGATGAACGCAAACATTCGACATCTGGAGTTCAAAACGTGGCAGCTAGCAACCAGGAGGGGCCTGCTTTAGAATATCATCAGTTTGATTTACATCAGGACTTCGATCACAGCTTATATACTGGTTTCAATGGTACAGGTTACTGTGAGGAGGATGCTATTCCTCATATATCTAGCTATCTACCAAGTGTATGCCCTCCTCCTTCTGCTTTCTTGGGCCCAAAATGTGCACTTTGGGACTGTCCAAGGCCTGCGCAAGGGTTGGACTGGTGTCAAGACTATTGCAGTAGCTTTCACGCTGCTCTAGCTTTGAATGAAGGGCCACCAGGTATGGCCCCAGTTCTACGACCTGGGGGCATCGGTTTAAAGGATAATTTACTTTTTTCTGCTCTTAGTGCAAAGGCGCAAGGAAAAGATGTTGGCATCCCAGAATGTGAGGGAGCAGCAACTGCAAAGTCTCCATGGAATGCGCCTG AGCTGTTTGATCTTTCTGTTCTTGAGGGTGAGACTATTAGGGAATGGCTCTTTTTCGACAAGCCTCGAAGAGCTTTTGAAAGTGGAAACAGAAAGCAGAGATCATTGCCAGATTACAGTGGACGCGGTTGGCATGAATCTAGAAAGCAAGTTATCAATGAATTTGGAGGTCTGAAGAGATCCTACTATATGGATCCACAACCACTGAACCATTTTGAATGGCACCTTTACGAATATGAGATTAGCAAGTGTGATGCATGTGCCTTATACCGTTTAGAACTAAAGCTTGTTGATGGAAAGAAGAACTCGAAGGCAAAAGTAACAAATGATTCAGTTGCTGATCTACAGAAGCAGATGGTAAAGCTCTCTGCTGAGTTTCCGCCTGATAACAAAAGGCCCGCCAAAGGAAGAGCTAAGATTAATGCCAAAGTTAGCATGGGTGGTGTCTATTCAGCTTCAAACAGAGTGACCCCACTAAATGGAACATACGAATATGGGTTAGCTGCACCATATGACTATCTTGTTGAGAACATGGGCGATTATTACGGGACATGA